The following are encoded together in the Phaseolus vulgaris cultivar G19833 chromosome 9, P. vulgaris v2.0, whole genome shotgun sequence genome:
- the LOC137821846 gene encoding FCS-Like Zinc finger 6 produces MLLGKRPRPPMKRTTSMSEITFDLNTTLDDAQNNPVKGGLGPDPWSKHTPVVGSNGLDQSRVWALVSPRNHRRHSEDSAHTPEFLRVCFLCKHRLVPGRDIYMYRGDSAFCSSECREKQMKQDERKNNKCGVASKKQVAATPSGSQVRSSKGETVVAL; encoded by the exons ATGTTGTTAGGGAAGAGACCTCGTCCTCCAATGAAGAGAACTACCAGCATGTCAGAGATAACCTTCGATCTCAACACAACCTTGGATGATGCTCAAAACAACCCTGTCAAGGGAGGACTTGGGCCAGACCCGTGGTCGAAACACACACCCGTTGTTGGGTCGAACGGGTTAGATCAGAGCAGGGTTTGGGCCCTAGTTTCACCCAGAAACCATAGAAGGCATTCGGAAGATTCTGCACACACTCCTGAGTTCTTGCGCGTTTGCTTTCTCTGCAAACATCGTTTAGTTCCTGGTCGTGACATCTACATGTACAG AGGCGACAGTGCTTTCTGCAGTTCAGAATGCCGAGAAAAACAGATGAAGCAGGATGAACGAAAGAATAATAAGTGTGGTGTGGCATCAAAGAAGCAAGTTGCAGCTACGCCTTCTGGGTCTCAAGTTAGAAGTAGCAAAGGCGAAACCGTTGTTGCCTTGTAG